The proteins below are encoded in one region of Carettochelys insculpta isolate YL-2023 chromosome 14, ASM3395843v1, whole genome shotgun sequence:
- the NUTF2 gene encoding nuclear transport factor 2: MGDKPIWEQIGSSFVQHYYQLFDTDRTHLGSIYIDASCLTWEGQQCQGKAAIVEKLSSLPFQKIQHSITSQDHQPTPDSCILSMVVGQLKADEDPIIGFHQIFLLKNINDAWVCTNDMFRLALHNFS, from the exons ATGGGAGACAAGCCTATTTGGGAGCAGATTGGATCTAGTTTTGTACAACATTACTACCAGTTATTTGACACAGACAGGACCCATTTAGGATCCATATAT ATTGATGCCTCATGCCTTACGTGGGAAGGGCAGCAGTGCCAGGGCAAAGCAGCTATAGTTGAAAAACTCTCC AGCCTTCCGTTTCAGAAAATACAGCATAGCATCACATCACAAGACCACCAGCCCACCCCTGACAGCTGTATACTCAGTATGGTTGTGGGACAACTTAAG GCTGATGAAGATCCTATCATAGGATTCCACCAGATATTTCTACTAAAGAACATCAATGATGCCTGGGTTTGCACCAATGACATGTTCAGGCTAGCACTGCACAACTTCAGCTGA